In one Candidatus Hydrogenedentota bacterium genomic region, the following are encoded:
- a CDS encoding GxGYxYP family putative glycoside hydrolase — MLLSVCIAMGFVAAQPLIVLDMEKCLAGMGGDTVLKYDALKFAGALQGLVNREEPRLLLRFLGGMGPNGPINVDDYWLSRMRESWLSDRPVERIETLDALFDRFPEASGGVVLWDQEVPATANVASTVCGVKGWLPVRADGELYKRLVDAGPKLPVKMSLVGLFDGSETGSKKCDAYRWAQREFLDKGLCNDALMAYYIDGYSQEPGKPGFHYPDLANAGLVNADYYIARRAFFFDLSPWDDEAPVDDPGQKPGTDCATLRGLLASLHRLNGGKKMATVGGFVPWNLKYTNFGPAGSQHEPVPAEWTYAAILSSYNAIMDADALGLVGMANASAYGHFPLKKRYKQNPRPAPQPLEPKTYVLVYMGDYDSAAWLSSSIPNVWDDPARGSMPIAWAFNPNLADRAPYVFDYVYRTKSPNDWFIAGDSGAGYLNPNLLAGDRLGSGLPDALELWTRHNKAYFKRFDYSITGFVINGFHGNMPLRIQEAYTRFSPDGVGMQLGFKKSVVGKTPFVRHVSDIYPDLNDLDKTAAQMAHFARSGKPQFLIYRMILQKPSTLAAVRDRLETKYPEHRWLFCDPYTFFDLYRRAIPSQK; from the coding sequence ATGTTGTTGTCCGTATGTATCGCCATGGGTTTCGTGGCCGCGCAGCCGTTGATCGTTCTCGATATGGAAAAGTGCCTGGCCGGCATGGGCGGCGACACGGTTCTCAAGTACGATGCGCTGAAGTTCGCGGGTGCGCTACAGGGTCTCGTCAACCGCGAAGAACCGCGCCTGCTCCTCCGTTTTCTTGGCGGGATGGGACCCAACGGCCCCATCAATGTGGACGACTACTGGCTGTCGCGCATGCGGGAATCGTGGCTGTCGGATCGTCCCGTGGAACGTATCGAAACCCTCGATGCGTTGTTCGACCGTTTTCCGGAAGCGTCGGGCGGCGTCGTATTGTGGGATCAGGAAGTGCCCGCGACGGCCAATGTCGCCTCGACGGTTTGCGGCGTCAAAGGCTGGCTGCCGGTCCGCGCGGATGGTGAACTGTACAAACGTCTTGTAGACGCCGGCCCAAAACTGCCGGTCAAAATGTCGCTTGTAGGCCTGTTTGACGGATCGGAGACGGGCAGCAAAAAATGCGACGCGTACCGCTGGGCGCAGCGCGAGTTTCTCGACAAGGGCCTCTGCAACGACGCCCTGATGGCGTACTATATTGACGGATATTCCCAGGAACCCGGCAAGCCGGGCTTTCATTATCCCGACCTCGCCAACGCCGGCCTCGTAAATGCGGATTACTATATTGCGCGCAGGGCGTTCTTCTTCGATCTGAGTCCGTGGGACGACGAGGCGCCCGTTGACGATCCTGGGCAGAAACCGGGCACGGACTGCGCCACGTTGCGCGGCCTACTCGCCTCGCTCCACCGATTGAACGGCGGAAAAAAGATGGCCACCGTGGGCGGATTCGTCCCATGGAACCTGAAATACACGAACTTCGGCCCGGCGGGCAGCCAGCACGAACCCGTCCCCGCCGAATGGACCTATGCCGCGATCCTGTCGTCGTACAATGCCATCATGGACGCCGACGCGCTGGGGCTTGTGGGCATGGCGAATGCCTCGGCCTACGGCCATTTCCCCTTGAAAAAGCGGTACAAACAGAATCCGCGCCCTGCGCCGCAACCGCTCGAACCCAAGACCTATGTGCTCGTCTATATGGGCGATTACGATTCGGCGGCATGGCTTTCGAGCAGCATTCCGAACGTGTGGGACGATCCCGCCCGGGGTTCGATGCCGATCGCATGGGCCTTCAATCCCAACCTCGCCGACCGCGCGCCGTACGTGTTCGACTATGTTTACCGCACAAAATCGCCGAACGACTGGTTTATCGCGGGCGATTCCGGCGCGGGTTATCTGAACCCGAATCTACTCGCCGGCGACCGGCTCGGCAGCGGGTTGCCCGATGCGCTGGAACTCTGGACACGGCACAACAAGGCCTATTTCAAACGGTTTGATTATTCGATTACCGGTTTCGTGATCAACGGGTTCCACGGCAACATGCCGCTTCGCATCCAGGAAGCGTACACGCGTTTTTCGCCCGACGGCGTCGGCATGCAGTTGGGATTCAAGAAATCCGTTGTGGGAAAAACGCCTTTCGTGCGGCATGTTTCCGACATCTATCCGGACCTGAACGACCTCGACAAGACCGCCGCGCAAATGGCGCATTTCGCACGGTCCGGGAAACCGCAATTCCTGATCTATCGCATGATTCTGCAAAAGCCCTCAACGCTCGCCGCCGTTCGCGATCGCCTGGAAACAAAATACCCCGAACACCGCTGGCTGTTCTGCGACCCGTATACCTTCTTCGACCTCTACCGCCGCGCCATCCCAAGCCAAAAGTGA
- a CDS encoding rubredoxin, which produces MQKYICDICLWVYDPEEGHPDSGIEPGTKWEDIPDDWVCPICGVGKEKFSPFNG; this is translated from the coding sequence ATGCAGAAGTACATTTGCGATATCTGCCTTTGGGTTTACGATCCGGAGGAGGGCCATCCGGATTCAGGCATCGAGCCGGGCACCAAGTGGGAAGACATCCCGGACGACTGGGTCTGCCCGATTTGCGGCGTGGGAAAAGAAAAATTCTCGCCCTTCAACGGATAG
- the dgoD gene encoding galactonate dehydratase, giving the protein MKIVSVEAFPAPPRWVFCKIQTDEGITGWGEASLEGHAATQVAAVHQQRPILIGEDPRRIEYLWQGMYRAGFYRGGPVMMSAISGIDQALWDIFGKSAGLPVYQLLGGACRDKVRVYGGCGGDTPEAVRDSARACVESGFSAMKFCPCDEMEIVDGLDTIKKVEARMAAAREGAGDADIALDFHGRVSPAMAIALADALKPYRPYFIEEPVQCENVDALVRVARATPIPIATGERLYGRHGFREVIEKEAAAILQPDLCHAGGITEARKIAAMAETHYMAVAPHCPLGPIALAACIQFAMCTPNFLIQEHGHLGEGYIRNPFSDKGGYLSVPDAPGLGIEVDEDAVRAMPWTEWETPRLFHSDGSVADW; this is encoded by the coding sequence GTGAAAATCGTGTCCGTCGAGGCGTTTCCCGCGCCGCCGCGGTGGGTTTTTTGCAAGATTCAAACGGACGAGGGTATTACCGGCTGGGGCGAGGCCAGCCTTGAAGGCCACGCCGCGACCCAGGTGGCCGCGGTGCATCAACAGCGCCCGATTCTAATCGGCGAGGATCCCCGGCGCATCGAATACCTGTGGCAGGGCATGTACCGCGCGGGATTCTATCGGGGCGGACCGGTCATGATGAGCGCAATCAGCGGCATTGACCAAGCCCTGTGGGACATTTTCGGAAAGTCGGCGGGCCTGCCCGTTTACCAGTTGCTCGGCGGGGCGTGCCGCGACAAGGTGCGCGTGTACGGCGGATGCGGCGGCGACACGCCGGAAGCCGTTCGCGACAGCGCGCGGGCATGCGTCGAGTCGGGATTCTCGGCGATGAAATTCTGTCCCTGCGACGAGATGGAAATCGTGGACGGTCTCGATACGATCAAAAAGGTCGAGGCGCGCATGGCGGCGGCTCGCGAGGGCGCGGGCGATGCCGACATTGCGCTGGATTTCCACGGGCGCGTGTCGCCCGCCATGGCGATTGCGCTGGCGGATGCGCTGAAGCCCTACCGTCCGTATTTCATCGAGGAACCGGTCCAGTGCGAGAATGTGGACGCGCTCGTCCGCGTGGCGCGGGCGACCCCGATTCCCATCGCGACCGGCGAGCGGCTGTACGGCCGCCATGGATTCCGGGAAGTCATCGAAAAAGAGGCCGCGGCCATCCTGCAGCCGGATCTGTGCCATGCGGGCGGGATTACCGAGGCGCGCAAAATCGCCGCAATGGCCGAAACCCACTACATGGCCGTCGCGCCACATTGTCCATTGGGCCCGATAGCACTCGCGGCCTGCATCCAGTTCGCGATGTGCACGCCGAACTTTCTCATCCAGGAGCACGGCCATCTCGGCGAAGGTTATATCCGGAATCCGTTTTCCGACAAGGGCGGCTACCTGTCCGTGCCCGACGCCCCCGGCCTCGGCATCGAGGTGGACGAAGACGCCGTGCGCGCCATGCCCTGGACCGAGTGGGAAACGCCGCGCCTGTTCCATTCGGACGGCAGCGTCGCGGACTGGTAA